The Cinclus cinclus chromosome Z, bCinCin1.1, whole genome shotgun sequence genome contains the following window.
AACTGTTTGAATAAACCAACATAAATTTCATTCAATACAATAATGGCATATATTAATGACTTCACAGAGTATTATGTATCGCGTGCTTTTCTCAAGTGTAGAGATGAGCCACATAATCTAATAACCGTATAGCATTTTCCTGTGTAGTTCTTGTACAGAAGCTGTCTTTAAAACTGCCACTTTGTTTTCAGGTGGAGAAAGAATCTGTACTGTCAACTTACACTGTGAATGAACTCTCCATGATGAAATACTACTATGAATGTGTGTTGTTTGTGGTGAGAAAACCAGAATAGTAATGGTCTGAATAGGTTAATGAGAAAATCATGTTGGTTTGAAAGCTAGAAATGTGAATAAAATCATCTGGTGATACATGGACACAACCTCAAATCAGTGGTGCCTTCTTGTTCCTAAGAGGATAATAGATAGTGTCTATTTTCTTAATCTCTGTATTGCTATTCAGACATATACTATGCCATGCATATTCATAATACACTTGTAAAAGATTAAATGTTCACAGGCACTGTCTTTGTGCTTTGGaatgcattaaataaaaaagcaaaagtgtTTTCTTGAGAACAAAATTTAATCTTTGCCATAACTAGACTAATTCTCTGCTAATGCTGCCTCATTTCTCATAGATTTATAGTGCTCTTTTTTTCTACTTGATGATATTAGGAATGCATGGAGGTGCTTATTGTACTAGCTGTATCACCTTTAGAGAAGTATTAGTAAATGTGTACTTAAATTATGAAGTCTGAAATGGTTGAGAAgtggtaaaattatttttgacagATAAAATAGTCATCAGAACTGAagtatgatatgatatgatatgatattgCACAAATTCTGATGTCTGGCTGTACCACTATTAAAGGTTTAATCAAAAAACCATAACCTGTAGGCTATGTGAAAGCTGAATACTGagtgaagaaaaagcagaatatcACAGAGAAGCAGTATGTTAACTTCAGTTCAAGAAAACACTGGTCTTGATTGATCCTAATGTTGCAACTGAAATGTGTTAGATGCATTGCCTTCTTGAAATAACACTGATTTTGAGTCATCATCTTACTCTTTAAGCCAGAACTTTTAAAGTTGTAGGTAGTATCACAAAAGTACCTGTCGGAGCAGTGAAGTTATATGTAAATATGTGCTATAACCTCATTACTTCCCTCTAAGCCAGGAAACACAGGCCAGATGGTAGACAATTTCCTTGTACCTTCAGACACACTATTTCACCCTTGTGACTTCTTGGTTTCTACTactaatgtgttttttttttttcctaacagatGTATCTTAGGTGAATATTTAATCAACAAGTCATTATATAACCTACAAGAAGCTGTCATGCCACATGCAATCTCATGTCACTTTCAAGTTATGTACATGAGAAAAACCTTAATTAACAGTCACTAGTCTGAGATgaggtattttattttcatgataTATTGACTACCTTAAGTGCCATTGGGGatgcattttcaaaaatatgtttaaaatataaaacaattaGGATGAgggctgatattttttttttttcatatttagcTGTAAGGACACTGGTCAGTAGCTTGTTtgtttctgattattttttgtcCTGTCTTTCATGGTGATGTCCTAATGACATCTCTTTTTAATAGATCTGTTACTGGCTTTTCAATTTTTCTAATCAAGGCCAGAAATTTGTGCCTTTATTCCTAAATTGAAAATCtgcaaggagggaaaacaaacctaaaaaaaaaaccccaatatttTCAACACTGTGTAAGAGCATACGATTGTATATGTTTCAGTATTGTGCCCCTTTCTGCTTAGAATTCTGATTGAGAGCAGAGGCTTTTGGTACAAATAAGTTTTGAAGTTTGGCTTAAAACTACTCTTCTTTGAATTCTCGTTTTAAAAGTGCATGAACTGTCAGAAGTTCTAGTCTGCTCTGGGGGAGATCTGTTTAAGCATTAAACACTGCTATtcagcaaataatttaaaagtccTTGTGTGGCTAAAAGTACAAAAACAGATGCTTTAATTGACATATTGTACCATTTTATCTTTGAGGCAATTTGTGGTTCTTTGCTTTTAATCTGCTTCTTTTAGGTAGAGTATGATTAGTAATTTACTTGATTTTCAAGCTTCTTGAAATAAGACAGAGGCTAGGTGAATGTCAAGTTGATGTCGAGGAGCATATCTATCTGTAATACTACCCAGCTGCTGCCCCTTACACAgtgtaatttaaaatgtgttctgtttttcaaaaataagcAATGGAACTCGTTATTTATGGTTGAGTGTCAATATCCTGTGGTCTGGTGGTTTTTCTTCCTTGCCCACTCCATGTTATCACAGGTGCCATTTTTATATgttctctgaaaatatttttacatatgGTGTAATACAGTGATGAGCTTTTATTTCTAATctagaaaatgctgtttttttcccagaatattctgcttttaaattgCAACAGTCACACTGAGAGGTGGAAACAAAATAGTCTTGTGAATGAGCTGTTAGTAGTGTCTTACCTGCAGTCCCGTTTATGAGTTCTTAGAATTTGCGACTTGTACTGTAATGCACAGGGATAATTGTGTATTGTAGAATTTGGTCAttgttttatttagttttatatGCGGGGGGAAATGCTCAAGGTCTTTGTTAGCCAAGACTGTTTCTTTAAGGTCACTATTAAAGTATACATGGTAACAGgtgtaaaataaaatgctgcatAATCTTCAGTGTAGAACTTCTTTATATGGAGTTTAATAAATGTAAAAcgtcctgtattttttttttaatgtgttttattgTGGAACCGTTTGCAAAGATGCTACGAGTGGGAAGTTTTATGTCTCCGTGTGCACTTCCCACAGTTTTCGGTGCGTGTAAGGGCCTGGGTTTTTTGCATATTAAAGCTCGCTGTAAAGCTCGACGTCCGGCGTATCTGGCTCCGTCCCTGGTGGCCGGGCTCGGGTTTGGCCGGGGGGCGCTTCCCGCCCGCTCCTCCCGTCAGGCACtgcggccgccggccccgcccttCGGCCGCGGCGCACATGCGCGCTGGAGCGCCCTCGCGCCGCGCAGGCGCCAGCCGCACGCACGAGTCCCGCGGAGCCGCTGGCGCGCGGCCCCTCATGGCCAAGCGGCGCGCGGAGCCGCTGATGTGTCACGTGCCCGTGAAGCGGCTGCTGCGCGAGCCGGCGCTGCCCCGCGCGGGCGAGCGGCGGCCCCGGGCAGAGCCGGGAGGAgcgggccccgccgcgcccAAGCGCCCGCTGGAGGAGGCGGAGGCGCCGCCGGGAAAGCGGATCGGTCCCGGCGCCCCTCGTGCGCAGCCGGGGGAtgcgggcggcgggcggcggcggcgcggcgggacCGCGGCGCCCCGGGACGCGCCGGCGGCGGAGGGACGGGCGGGCGGCCGGGGTGAAGAGCGGGCCGCCGTCCCCGCAGAGGTAACTGAGCGGGGCGGGCCCGGGTCGCTCGCCCGCGGGGAGGGAAGCGAGGGGCGGTGCCGGTAGCGGCTGAAGCGTGTCTGCGGGACGCGGGTGTCCGCCGGGGGTGCTGGCGGCCTCATCGGGCGCGCTCGGTTCCGCCCAGCCCCTCCTGGCCGCGAGCCTCCTAAAACTCTTGTTTTTGACTTATTTGAGGCTAGAGAAGCATCGTACAGCTTCACCGGTCCCTCCCCCGCTCCGAACCATGAAAAGGATGGGAAACAGCCTGACCATTTACCTGAGCTTATGCTCAGCTTCATATCCAGCAGTGCGGTGGAAGATTGCCGAGGTTATTCTGCTGTCGCCCCTGTTGTGTGGGGGTGAAGGTTAGGCTCACTACAGCGTCATCTTCCTGAACATGGTGTTTTGACATAAAATATCAATGTCAGGAGctgtttttttaacaaaaacgTTTAGCGGAGGCAGTGGTCGGAGGAAAGGCATCAGTATAATAATGATTAGAGTATATTGGAACGACTTTACTGGTTAACTTTAaaccatatatatttttcttcctggccTCGACTGCATTTTACACAGTAGTTCTGAAAACAATGTTTGGTACATACAAAGAAaactttaattaattaaaaaaaacaaccaaccaaaaaaacccccacacaaccaaaacaaataGAGATCAAATTTCACATGTTTCAAACACAGAAGTTTGTTGTGTGGTAAACTGGCTTTTCCTCTCGCCTCGATCTTGTATGGCCAAACAATTAGATTCAGTGATATGGAAGTGGAATAAAGTCTGGTCAGGTTAGATGGGCTTTGAACGGCAGTTGTAGACTCTGGTTTTGAGAATTTGACACCTTTCATAGTACAACACCCACTTATGATCTGTAACGAAAACAgtggcttttctttctcaaggTCTGCCATTTTGTGTTTCCTTGGTTGATTGATTTGTAAGTGGGTAGAAATTCAGGTAAAATTGTACATCCTGTGAATATTATACAACCATTTTAAACTCAAtgatattttacatttttgaaGAGACAACCCGTGTATTCATAAATGTGTGTTCATAAACATAGTAGTTAAACATTTTGAACAAACCTCTGCAGAACAGTTTGACTCCCATCATGGGTATAATGCTGGACTTTTACTTGTTCTTGGCGTTATTTGGCATAACTTTGTAAGCTTTAGCAGTGGTCGGGAGACCACAAGTCCCTTGAATTTCCACACTGTCAAGATCAGTCATCTGtataaaatacttttctaaGAGTGCATTTTTAACGGGATATTTCTCTCAGTACAGTATTGTATAAAAAtgatttagttttaaaatagaatttgaTTAACACCTCAGGCTTCCAATTTCTGTGTGTCCTACCTGtgtattttaaatcttttataATGATATTTCTGATCATGATTTTTACACCTTTCTGAAAATACAATCCCAAGGTTGGTATTATTCTTTGCTGTTTATGGCTTgtgtatttaattaatttcacagAGTTTTTGTTAAAGTTTAAAGCATTATATTAGTTGGCCAGAGAAGAAAGattatcttaattttatttcctagtATGCTTTTGCAACTAGAGTCGGAAAACCTAACTCCTTAAATATTACACAACTTAGTTTTTAGAAGCTGAGCTTTTATATGTCTGAGCTTACTGTGAGTTGCCTACCTTGATCTGAGAAATACCAAAAACAGTTATACCagtttatttgttaaaaatacttctgttcaGTATCTGGTACAGCTGAGACAGTGAAGtaactatttaaaaattcaaattgtaTGCTCGGAAAAATGCAAACCCAATATAATATGGAAATGCATTAATTTAGCTTTGTGTCAGCATTCACTGTTTTTATATACCAGAAGTGCTGGTGACCTAAAAAATGACTTAGGTAATTCCTCTTCCTAGGTGTATCATCTCCATAGAAATATACACAGCTTGGCCACTGTTGATAAATAACTGTAATACGTTTATAAACGGGCAGTGTGCTTTCTCATAGaccttaaaaaaaagtaaaactgtcAGGTCATATTAAGTTAGTAGATGAGGGTGTGTTTCTCCAAGGTTTTTTGAGGTACTGTCTAGTTAATGCCAAGGTTGTGTGTTTGCTCCTCATATGGGCCATTTATTTAAAGAGCTGCACTTGCTGGTCCTTGTggctcccttccagctcagagtattctgtgattctttagCTTTCCTCTCTTGAATACAAAGTTTGGatacagaaaagaagaaacataaTGTGGTTAAAACActaaaatgctttatttctcCTGCATATATCATCCCTCTGAGTTTCTGTTAAGCAGGTAAATGCATTCTTTTGAATAGCAGTTTCTTAATGTGAATGAAATTTGTATACTGTTATGAGAAGAAGAAGCAGTGAGCTGTTTTTGCATGTAAAATCCAATGATTGTATaagttttccactttttttctgcGCGAAAGTTGTAAGTTCAAGAAATTTATGAAATTACGGAAGCTGCTACATAATTCTTTGCAAGAGTATTTAAAAAGGCAGAAGTAAATAATGATCTAGCTAAGAatgaacattaaaataattgtgaaTATATAATAGCTGAATGACTCTTCCTGATTTCAGTTTCTCATAATAAAAGTTCATAATTTTCTGCTGTTGGTATGCAAATCAGTGTTTTGTTaactttttgtttatttgtctCTTTTCAAAGCAAGAAGAAGAATTCTGTCAGTATAACTCATTCCTGTATTGGAGAGCACCACTGCCTGCAGTTGATTTGTCTGATATTCAGAGCTTAGATGAAGAGACTCCATCAGGTGCTAAAGCTGCTGCAAGGACTGATACCACAGAGACTGAGATGGAAACCTGATCAGTTGTTTCATACCTGTGCATCTATTCCTGGGAAACTTGTTTCCATTGAGATTCAGGTTTTGTTCCTTGGATGAATAATAAGTAAGCTTATGCTGTCTTGGAGAAACTGTTGTGGCAGTCTTTAAAAGCAAATCTGAGTTGCCTTAGTGGATGGGATAAATGGTATTGGGTACTTAACAGTAAGCTGTCTGGAGGTGTGCAGTAAGGAGGAGCCAACAGAGTCTAACAAGAGTACTTGAAAACATAGAGGCAGACTGAAAGAAGAATACATAAAATTGGAACTTTGGGCAGCAATTAAAAGAAATGGGGATATGTTACATGTTGAtatgaaatgcaaaattattttgtccttAACAAAAAAATATGTGGTACCTGAAAGTGAAATACGTAACGTGAATTTATCATAAAGCACACAAACTAGCGATgtgtaatgtatttttttttaatgtgtaataGCTAAACCAAAAAAGAAGAGTCATCAAAACtggacaaaacaatcccttttCTATGCAAACCAAAAACCAAGTGTggcagagaaggagaaggaaaagggattgCTTTCTGCTGAAAGATACTGCTGTTCTGAAAGGTTTCACATTCTCAttgtgaaaaagatttttcaccTCTTTTTCACATTATGCACAGCAGTGGGCACCcagttttttatgtttttggtTCATTCTGAAATTGTTCTTAATCTTTGTGACATTGCTCTCAACCAGTTGTTAGCATCTGAACGACACGTTTGAGCAAATGTGTCAAAGGAAGTTAGTGCAATATAAAATGACCACACACTCTTTCAAACTTTAGTGAATGAGATACAGTTTTTGCAGAGACTGTGAATCTTGCAGAAAGTGTTTGCGGAAGTTCATTCAAATAGtgtttttttgctgtgaaataGGAACTTAATGTTTGTGATTTGCAATTTATTTACAAACAAGTACAGTTAGAAGGGTGTCTGTAATAATAGACTGAAGTTGTCTGGGAAGACTTAGATTATGAAAATATGATCTGTTTTTAAGGATagaaaacactgtattttttctgtaatcGTTATGCAAAAAGgcaacttttaaattttatttttttctaataatgtGCTTGCTAAAGGAGAATAAAATTTTGCCTGTGTGTATATGAAAACTTCAGCATTATTACTATGTGAAGTTCTTGACTGTTTCATAAGATTGCTACTTCTTTGTCTTTGTTGATTTACTAGGTCTTTTTGCTTAAAATAGCGAGCTTTTCCGCTATCTTGGTAAACACTTGGAAACTTTATGGTATTTGTGCTGCATAGGTATCTGTTTGTTGCTTATTCGTTTAGCTTATTAAGATCTCTGAATACCTTCTGAAGAAAGGAGGTGGCTTAGTTACTTAGACAGTTCAGGGTGCCTCTTTGGATATCCTTCTAACTTTTGTCAAGAGTAGCTGCATACGTATTTGGACAATATGTGTTTTTCTCAGACAGGTTTAACATTTTGTGTGAGTCCTAATACACCAACTTGTCTTAGGAGGTActttgacatttttttaaaaaaactttttctgGCAAGAAGGCTATAAAACTATTTCATGTTTGCTATAACCAAAATAAATCAGTGAAAAAATAGATTATTAATTTGTTGAGGTGTTTGGATTGGTTATATGATCTAGGGGGTTTTGACCCTAGGGAATACATGTGTTCCAGTATTTGTGAGTTTTATAATATTTCACACCGTCCAGTGTTGTCAGGATCCAGTCAGTATTTTGTGCTATTAGCTAGTATCTTTGCACACAGTTTGCTCTTTTGAAATCTGCTTGATGCTTCACTTGCAGTAGATAACATCCTAGGAATGGCctgcattttattattaaaatctGTCATTCCACTCTGTTTGTGGGACAGAGGATGTTTTAATTATTGCCATTCAAATATATGTTTAATCTATCCCATAGTAAGATAAATAAGTCCTTTACAACAAATTAAGCTTGGAGTGTGCTGTAAGTATGTTTACTTCATTTGCAATTATGCTGAAGGCAAGCACTTTCCTCTTGGTTAGTTCCAGTTATGGACTCTGTTACAGCTTGGAATGTTATGGCTACTTTTAGAGCATTTCCAGAGCTGATTCATTTTTTCCATTCATCTCTTTGCAAATAGAGGTAAATTTAAAACCTTGGAAAACTACTTGAAATTACTCTTGAAGAGTCTGGGTTATACAAAATGCTGGGCCATTGAGGGGGAGTGATGATAGATTACATAAATTTTGCATTAGAGATGacaaaaaatataagaaattaaCATTTCTCAGTGTTTGGTGTCTCCAGGTGCCCTGTGACACTGAACTACAAAATTGCTGGTCTTGTCTTCTGACTCAGTTTTTCTAGAGACCATTCATTCAGAATCTGCATATAGACTGTACATAAGCTTAAGATGTTTTAATTGGCATATGCATTAATATCCAGTGAGAAGATGTTATTTTAAGATAAAGAAATGCCGTCACACATCTCGAGACAATTCAGTAGCTGTATACTCACTCACAGTTTTAATTTGATATGGTTTTAAATTTCAGgggaaaagaataatttatattttctctagTTAGCTGGGAGTTTGGTATTCTCTAAAATACTTCTGTCTAAAGGAAGACCCAGTGTCACAAGCTTGTAACTTGTATGGGGTAACCACATCTGGATAGCACCCGGTGCTGCATCAGCAAAGTACAATCAGTGTAAGGGTATAGGCAAAATAGTAAGTCAGATGTAGGAGTTAAGTAGGTTTCAAAGTAGAATTTGACAGCAAAGTAGCATGACCAACATTAGTaaattttttgcattatttctaAATGGAAGGCATGTTTTACGTTATCTCATTTGTGTTTATTGAAGACCTGCATTATGTTCATGGCTCCCAAGATAGATAAACATCTGGGAGGACATTAAAGCTCAGTCCAGATCAGGAAAAATGAACTACTGTGAAAAAGAGGCTGCACAAGTGAACATGTGTTGGGTAAGTAGACtggtagaaaagaaaaaaaaaaaagtggaggaTGGAAGATAGATGATCATCATGTAACTCAGCCTGTGAGTGCAGGTATAGTTGGCCAGCAGATCAATGACAAGAATATTTTCAGCATTAGCTCCATCTTCATCACAGCAACATTACAGTAATTTGGTTATGGATGTGAACTAAATGTAACAGGTTTCTCACTGTTTTGACAGTTTCTGGTTGATTTCTTTCCCGTTGGCCAGGAATTTAGTGGGTGTTAAAAAAAGCATGCTTGTATATAGGTACTTGGAAAATATATAGGGTCCTTCATGAAGAAGATAAAAGCATGCAAATGTGTATGTTGCCAGGTGAAACCAAAGATAATTACTATTCAGCATCTGCCAGCATGTTCTAACCCAGAACAGTAGATTCATTTAGGGAAATTAATGTATTCTTTTGTGAAAGCATCTGACCACGGCTCTGGTAAGAGGGGTTAGACTGCAGTGACTCAGTGTTTTCTGCAGCAAAGCTTGTGCTCAAAAAAGCATTTCATAGTAACTGATATGCCTGGGTTGGCTTAGTTACTTCCATGCCTACAGTTATAACTTTGACACTCTAGGTGGCAATACACATTCACAGTAAATTACCATGAATctggaaaatgttttgggtGTGCTTTTATTACAGATTGCTACTGAAAATTAAAGCAGTGACATCACAAATGTTAATCATTTCCTTACTTTGATACATAAATAAGGGCTACTCACAAGTTCCTGATCATAAGGGGGTACAAGGTTTTCAGCATAGCTAGAATAAAAACATTGTGTCAAGGAGTTTTGATTAAGCTCTTAATTCTCTCCAAATCTCCTCATCACTCaaagaagaaacaaaccaaaagcagACAACCAAACCAAATTATCAGTTTACTACATGGGATTTTGTTGTCACTGCTTTGTATCACTGTTTCCTTTAGCTGGAACTGAGAAACAAGCTTTATCAGATTGTGAATTGGATGGAAACCTCAGTTGGTGGCTGAAGGCTACTTAAAGTGTTTAATGAtaatatgaggaagaaaaaggtaaGTGCTAATTTGTAAGAAACTAACTCAAGATGTATTTGAATGTCTGTATGTAGGTAACTCTTTGCAATCTGTGAATAAAATTAGGGAAGGAAGATACTTGTTCTTCTATTTCCTGATTAAAATTCCTACTTCATGCTTTTTTGGTATTAGAGAATTTGATTGTGATGTATAGTATATTTAAACAGTATATTTTAATTAGTATTGCATTTACAAGTATTAGTTGTAGTCAGTAGTTGTTTTTGATGTTTTTGGTGAAGTCTTCTTGTATTCATAACTTCTTAGTCACTTCTAAGGACTTTAAAAAAcattgttctttcttttcttgagTCGTATAGATGATACCTTTTCCCttactgaacaaaaaaaatagttttcttgtTAGTGATCTGTTAccattcccagggaaaaaaaatgtggaaacagGATGTAGGCAAAGTAAATTTTTGTATGTTTACTTAGTTTTTATGatggatgatttttttcctgcttttgttttgtcttgttctACAGTAATGAACTTTTGAAAGAAGGGATATGAACTAGCTaaacattatatattttcccACTTGGTTGTATGAATTTTTGCAGTTCATATTTGGATTGGAATATGATGAATTAGGTGATCTACCAAGTATGAGATtgggaaaatgaaacaaaaatagtaTTGTACTATCTGTAGTGATGTTTAAGCTAGGGAAAAGCCTTTCATGCAGAGCTGTGAATGGAAATGAGCTATTCCTTGTTTTCTTGCATAGGAGAATTTTTTAACATCCTTTATTTGAATAGTAGTACACAGACACTCTTCTACCTAAATTGAAACACAGTAATATTGGATCTATGCAGTGTCAAATACTCTCTGAAGTCTGATACTACATGctggatgttttcttttcatgcttCAACTTGTAGAGTATGAAAATTGCTTTTAGTTTCTTTTAATTCCTGGAATTAAAACAAACACcttattttgtttctgattACATAATTATTGTGTAAGAACTGTATTGGCATAAAGTAAACTACCAGAATCCTTTGGTTTCAGGATCATCGGTTGGaaactacaattttttttttaagttaaatgATCACAAAAGGTTCCATCTGTGTATGCTATAatggtttttcttcctttacctGTATAGAATTGGAGAAACCTGTGATTGATAAGAGGAAAATCTGCTTTAAACCTCTGTATTTCCAAGT
Protein-coding sequences here:
- the CZH9orf40 gene encoding uncharacterized protein C9orf40 homolog yields the protein MAKRRAEPLMCHVPVKRLLREPALPRAGERRPRAEPGGAGPAAPKRPLEEAEAPPGKRIGPGAPRAQPGDAGGGRRRRGGTAAPRDAPAAEGRAGGRGEERAAVPAEQEEEFCQYNSFLYWRAPLPAVDLSDIQSLDEETPSGAKAAARTDTTETEMET